The genome window CCGTCAAGGACATCATCAGCAGCAAGACCTTCGACAACGGCATGGCCCCTTCGGCCGAGCAGTCCATTGTCGTGGATTCCTGCATTGCCGACGATGTGGTTCGGGTCCTCAAGGACAACGGCGCCTATTTCATGTCCGAGTCCGAGTCGCTCAAGCTCGCCGACCTCTTCTTCAGCCCGGACGGGCTGCGCAAGAAGGGCACGGTGGGCGTGCCCGCGGCCACCCTGGCCAAAAGGGCCGGATTCGAGGTTCCCGGAAGCGTCAAGGTGCTGGTCGCCCGGCGCAAGTACGTTTCCGAAACCGACCCCTACTCCCGGGAACTCCTTTCCCCGGTGCTCGCCCTCTACGTGGAGGCCGACTGGATGCACGCCTGCGAAAAGTGCATCGAGCTGCTGCTGCACGAAAGGAACTCCCACACCCTGGTCATACATTCCGGCGACGAAGAGGTTATCCGCCAGTTCGCCCTCAAAAAGCCCGTGGGCAGGTTGCTGGTCAATACGCCGGCCACCTTCGGCGGCATGGGGGCCACCACCAACCTCTTCCCGTCCATGACATTGGGCAGCGGCTCCGCAGGCCGCGGCATCACCTCGGACAATGTTTCCCCCAAGAATCTCATCTACGTGAGGAAGGTGGGCTACGGCGTCCGGAAAATGGATGGCGCGCAGTGTGCGGCAGTGAACGAGGAAACGGCCTGCCACGAAGGCAGCGCAAAGATGGAAGATAACGATTCGAGAACGTTGCAGGCTCTGCAGCAGATCTTGAAGGAAGCGATCGACGTCATGAAAGATCCTGCGGATCGATAAATGACGAATCCCTTACATGGAGGAAGCAAAGTGGATCTTCACGCATTTTCAAACAAGCTTGCTGAGGCAACGAAAAATCTGAGCCCCGAGGAACGCGCCTCGCTGAGGAAGATTTTCGAGGGAGTCTCCGCAGAGGTATTCAATAGCAAACACGAGGAATCCCATCCCGTGTGCACCGATGGCTGCGGCGTCCCCGACGGCCCCACCGAGCGCCACGCGAAGCTCAAGACGAACTTCCTGAAGGTTGTTCCCAGCGTGAGCATTCACCGTGCCCGCACCATCACCAAGGTTGCCAAGGAAAACCCGGGCCTGCCGCCCATCCTGCTGCGTTCCAAGGCCTTCAAGACCGCCTGCGAAACCGCACCGCTGGTCATCCAGGACTACGAACTCATCGTGGGCGCGCCCAACGGCGCTCCGCGCGCGGGCGCATTCTCCCCGGATATCGAATGGCGCTGGATGAAGGACGAACTGGACACCATCGCCGACCGTCCGCAGGACCCCTTCTACATCTCCGAAGAAGACAAGAAGGAACTGCGCGAAGAGGTCTTCCCGTTCTGGGAAAACAAGTCCGTGGACGAACACTGCGAAGCCCAGTACCGCGAAGCGGGCCTGTGGGAAATGTCCGGCGAGTCCTACGTTTCCGACTGCTCCTACCATGCGGTCAACGGCGGCGGCGACTCCAACCCGGGCTATGACGTCATCCTGATGAAGAAGGGCATGCTGGACATTCAGGCCGAGGCCGAAGCCAAGCTGGAAGCCCTGGATTACGCCAACCCCGAAGACATCGACAAGATCTACTTCTACAAGTCCATCATCGAGACCGCCGAAGGCGTCATGATCTACGCCAAGCGCATGTCCGAATACGCAGCCGAGCTGGCCGCCAAGGAAACCGATCCCAAGCGCAAGGCCGAACTGCAGAAGATCTCCGAGGTCAACGCCCATGTTCCGGCCCACGCTCCCACCACCTTCTGGGAAGCCATCCAGGCCGTGTTCACCATCGAATCCCTGCTGACCCTGGAAGAAAACCAGACCGGCATGTCCATCGGCCGCGTGGACCAGTACATGTACGAGTTCTTCAAGGCCGACCTCGCAGCCGGACGCCTGACCGAGTACGAAGCCTTTGACCTGGCCGGCTGCATGCTCATCAAGATGTCCGAAATGATGTGGCTGACCTCCGAGGCGGGGGCAAAGTTCTTCGCCGGCTACCAGCCCTTCGTGAACATGTGCGTGGGCGGCGTGACCCGTGAGGGCAAGGACGCCACCAACGACCTGACCTACCTGCTCATGGACGCCGTGCGCCACGTGAAGATCTACCAGCCCTCGCTGGCCACCCGCGTGCACGTCAAGTCCCCGCAGAAGTACCTGAAGAAGATTGTGGACGTCATCCGTTCCGGCATGGGTTTCCCGGCCGTGCACTTCGACGACGCCCACATCAAGATGATGCTGTCCAAGGGCGTGAGCATCGAAGACGCCCGCGACTACTGCCTCATGGGCTGCGTCGAACCCCAGAAGGCCGGCCGCCTCTACCAGTGGACCTCCACCGGTTACACCCAGTGGCCCATCTGCATCGAAACCGCCCTCAACCACGGCGTGCCCCTGTGGTACGGCAAGCAGGTCACCCCGGATCCGGGCGACATCTGCCAGTTCGACACCTACGAAAAGTTCGAGGATGCCGTTAAGGACCAGATCAAGTGGGTCACCGAGAAGACCAGCATCGCCACGGTCATCTCCCAGCGCGTCCACCGCGACCATGCTCCGAAGCCGCTCATGTCCATCATGTACGAAGGCTGCATGGAAAAGGGCAAGGACGTTTCCGCCGGCGGCGCCATGTACAACTTCGGTCCCGGCGTGATCTGGAGCGGTCTGGCCACCTACGTGGACTCCATGGCCGCCATCAAGAAGCTGGTCTACGACGACAAGAAGTACACCCTGCAGCAGCTCAACGAAGCCCTGGTGGCCGAGTTCAAGGGCTACGACGAGATCAAGAAGGACTGCCTGGCGGCTCCCAAGTACGGCAACGACGACGACTACGCCGACATGATCGCCGCTGACCTGGTGCACTTCACCGAGGTCGAGCACCGCAAGTACAAGACCCTGTACTCCGTGCTCAGCCATGGCACCCTGTCCATCTCCAACAACACCCCGTTCGGCCAGCTGCTGGGCGCATCCGCCAACGGCCGCGACGCCTGGATGCCGCTTTCCGACGGCATCAGCCCGACCCAGGGTGCGGACTACAAGGGCCCCACGGCCATCATCAAGTCCGTTTCCAAGATGGCCAACGACAACATGAACATCGGCATGGTGCACAACTTCAAGCTCATGTCCGGTCTTCTGGAAAACCCGGAAGGGGAGAACGGCCTCATCACCCTGATCCGTACCGCTTGCATGCTCGGTAACGGTGAGATGCAGTTCAACTACCTGGACAACGAGACTCTTCTCGATGCCCAGAAGCACCCCGAAAAGTACCGCGACCTTGTGGTCCGCGTGGCAGGCTACTCCGCCTTCTTCGTGGAACTCTGCAAGGACGTGCAGGACGAGATCATCAGCAGAACCATGCTGCATGAGATATAGCCGCCAGTAAGCCGGCCCGGGATTTGAGCAACCAGAAACAACAGAGAGAACACCGTGATCGAGAGAAAAGCGCACATATTCAATATCCAGAAATACAACATGTATGACGGACCGGGTGTGAGAACGCTGGTGTTTTTCAAGGGGTGCCCCCTGCGTTGCGAATGGTGCTCGAATCCCGAGGGCCAGCTCCGGCGCTTCCAGGTGCTGTTCAAGCAGAACCAATGTGTTAATTGCGGTGCCTGCGTCGAGGTCTGTCCGGTGGACGTCCATCGGATGAACCCGGCAGGTCAACACATTGTTGCGCAGGACGTGGAATGCGTCGGCTGTCGGAAATGCGAAAAGGCCTGTCCCGAATCCGCTTTGGCCGTGGTCGGGGAAGTACAGTCCATCTCTGAGATTCTGGAGGTCATCGAGGAGGACAGGCCTTTTTACGAAACTTCCGGCGGCGGCGTGACCCTGGGCGGCGGCGAAGTGCTGGCCCAGCCTGATGCGGCGGCAAGCCTGCTCCAGGCCTGCA of Salidesulfovibrio onnuriiensis contains these proteins:
- a CDS encoding aldehyde dehydrogenase family protein, with product MIIDNDLLSIQQARILAENAFEAQKTLAAFPQEKLDAIVERVAEAVEEQAQALAVMSVDETDSGIWQDKCVKNRFVCEHVRNHLRGMRCVGVIGEDSQKRLMDIGVPVGVIAAASPVTSPVSTTVYKTLIAIKSGNAIVFSPHPRAMKSICRVLDIMIDAAQSAGLPEGCLSYLGTVTKSGTRELMSHPAVSLVMVSGVPGMLRVAQGTGKPVIYGGTGNGPAFIERSADIKQAVKDIISSKTFDNGMAPSAEQSIVVDSCIADDVVRVLKDNGAYFMSESESLKLADLFFSPDGLRKKGTVGVPAATLAKRAGFEVPGSVKVLVARRKYVSETDPYSRELLSPVLALYVEADWMHACEKCIELLLHERNSHTLVIHSGDEEVIRQFALKKPVGRLLVNTPATFGGMGATTNLFPSMTLGSGSAGRGITSDNVSPKNLIYVRKVGYGVRKMDGAQCAAVNEETACHEGSAKMEDNDSRTLQALQQILKEAIDVMKDPADR
- the cutC gene encoding choline trimethylamine-lyase; translated protein: MCTDGCGVPDGPTERHAKLKTNFLKVVPSVSIHRARTITKVAKENPGLPPILLRSKAFKTACETAPLVIQDYELIVGAPNGAPRAGAFSPDIEWRWMKDELDTIADRPQDPFYISEEDKKELREEVFPFWENKSVDEHCEAQYREAGLWEMSGESYVSDCSYHAVNGGGDSNPGYDVILMKKGMLDIQAEAEAKLEALDYANPEDIDKIYFYKSIIETAEGVMIYAKRMSEYAAELAAKETDPKRKAELQKISEVNAHVPAHAPTTFWEAIQAVFTIESLLTLEENQTGMSIGRVDQYMYEFFKADLAAGRLTEYEAFDLAGCMLIKMSEMMWLTSEAGAKFFAGYQPFVNMCVGGVTREGKDATNDLTYLLMDAVRHVKIYQPSLATRVHVKSPQKYLKKIVDVIRSGMGFPAVHFDDAHIKMMLSKGVSIEDARDYCLMGCVEPQKAGRLYQWTSTGYTQWPICIETALNHGVPLWYGKQVTPDPGDICQFDTYEKFEDAVKDQIKWVTEKTSIATVISQRVHRDHAPKPLMSIMYEGCMEKGKDVSAGGAMYNFGPGVIWSGLATYVDSMAAIKKLVYDDKKYTLQQLNEALVAEFKGYDEIKKDCLAAPKYGNDDDYADMIAADLVHFTEVEHRKYKTLYSVLSHGTLSISNNTPFGQLLGASANGRDAWMPLSDGISPTQGADYKGPTAIIKSVSKMANDNMNIGMVHNFKLMSGLLENPEGENGLITLIRTACMLGNGEMQFNYLDNETLLDAQKHPEKYRDLVVRVAGYSAFFVELCKDVQDEIISRTMLHEI